A single genomic interval of Euwallacea similis isolate ESF13 chromosome 2, ESF131.1, whole genome shotgun sequence harbors:
- the Baldspot gene encoding very long chain fatty acid elongase 6, translated as MKEYNQVTLPNYSYVFNFESDFIHQKSRTWMLDNWTWVFYYVGVYMVLIFGGQYLMQHRPRFELRGTLFVWNTLLATFSIMGACRTLPEFLCSLNHHGLYHSVCVPSFIEHDKVSGFWTFMFVLSKLPELGDTIFIVLRKQPLIFLHWYHHITVLLYSWFSYTEYTSSARWFIVMNYCVHSIMYSYYALRAWGCPPPRQVALIITSLQLLQMVIGCAINLWAHQLLQQGVECHVTPFNVKLSIAMYFSYFVLFARFFYKTYVAKHSNTKTASTNPDYPLMKSKVQ; from the coding sequence ATGAAAGAATACAACCAAGTCACTTTACCCAATTACTCCtacgttttcaattttgagtCAGACTTCATTCATCAGAAAAGCAGAACATGGATGCTGGACAACTGGACATGGGTATTTTATTATGTGGGTGTCTACATGGTGTTGATATTTGGTGGACAATATTTAATGCAACACAGGCCAAGATTTGAACTAAGAGGCACTCTGTTTGTGTGGAACACCCTCCTAGCCACCTTCAGCATTATGGGAGCCTGTCGAACTCTTCCAGAATTTCTGTGTTCTTTGAATCATCATGGGCTCTATCACTCAGTTTGTGTGCCTTCCTTTATTGAGCATGACAAAGTGTCTGGCTTCTGGACGTTTATGTTTGTGCTCAGCAAGCTCCCTGAGCTAGGAGATACAATATTTATAGTCCTCCGCAAACAACCCCTCATATTCCTGCACTGGTATCACCATATTACTGTGCTTCTGTACTCTTGGTTTAGTTACACTGAGTACACATCTAGTGCTAGATGGTTCATTGTGATGAATTATTGCGTCCATTCCATTATGTATTCTTATTATGCACTTCGAGCTTGGGGTTGCCCCCCTCCTCGGCAGGTAGCCCTGATTATAACTTCTCTCCAGCTGCTGCAAATGGTCATTGGGTGCGCCATCAATCTGTGGGCCCACCAGCTGCTGCAGCAGGGAGTTGAGTGTCATGTGACTCCCTTTAATGTCAAGCTTTCCATAGCTATGTATTTTAGTTACTTTGTACTTTTTGCCAGGTTTTTCTACAAAACCTACGTTGCCAAACATAGTAATACAAAAACTGCCTCCACAAACCCAGATTATCCCTTAATGAAATCTAAAGTTCAGTAG